From the Thermococcus sp. M39 genome, one window contains:
- a CDS encoding TIGR04140 family protein, whose amino-acid sequence MRIITAIPPEELEIILKKSNAAVRLEIREAEPFHGMPRYEVIIKGDKEEIEKFMKALRLARAGG is encoded by the coding sequence ATGAGGATAATAACAGCGATTCCACCAGAAGAACTTGAGATAATCTTAAAGAAGTCAAACGCTGCGGTTAGACTGGAGATTAGAGAAGCTGAGCCTTTCCATGGAATGCCCAGATACGAGGTAATTATTAAAGGGGATAAAGAGGAGATAGAGAAGTTTATGAAAGCTCTGAGGTTAGCAAGGGCTGGCGGTTAA
- a CDS encoding radical SAM protein, translated as MVMWFRRVDIGEIEKAKRAMPHYFEVLSGREKPNFFYAKQVKVNFSKDDPLEELWKAHEEGMEKLKENDLSKNLEKSLLDLKALIADRIIEKCELCEIKCRVNRKEGIGYCRVKDSLIASDFLHLGEEPELIPSYTIFFSGCNFRCVFCQNWDISQYRSGLRYSPEEMAIKIAVAYAEGAKNVNFVGGEPTPNLPFILETLRYVKVPIPVVWNSNMYMSEITMRLLDGIVDVYLADFKWGNNEDALKYSKAPRYWEVVTRNFLLAKEHYKAEFLIRHLVMPSHLECCTKPILKWIAENLGKEVRVNVMFQYRPEYRADRYPEIARMLNYEEMKKAVELVAEFELKNAMVE; from the coding sequence ATGGTTATGTGGTTCCGCAGAGTTGATATAGGGGAAATCGAAAAAGCAAAGAGAGCAATGCCTCATTATTTTGAAGTCCTCTCTGGGAGAGAAAAGCCTAACTTTTTCTATGCAAAGCAAGTGAAGGTCAATTTTTCAAAAGATGATCCTCTTGAGGAACTTTGGAAGGCCCATGAAGAAGGTATGGAAAAATTGAAAGAGAACGATTTAAGCAAAAATTTAGAGAAAAGTCTTCTTGATCTGAAGGCTTTGATAGCAGATAGAATAATTGAAAAGTGTGAACTTTGTGAGATTAAATGCCGAGTAAACAGAAAGGAGGGCATTGGCTACTGTCGAGTTAAGGATAGCTTGATTGCAAGTGACTTTCTGCATCTTGGAGAAGAGCCCGAGCTAATTCCATCATACACCATATTCTTCTCAGGGTGCAATTTTAGATGTGTGTTTTGCCAGAACTGGGACATAAGTCAGTACAGGAGTGGATTAAGATATTCCCCAGAAGAAATGGCGATTAAAATTGCTGTTGCGTATGCTGAGGGTGCTAAAAATGTGAATTTTGTTGGAGGAGAACCAACACCAAATTTGCCTTTTATCCTTGAGACTCTCAGATACGTTAAAGTTCCAATTCCAGTGGTTTGGAATTCTAACATGTATATGAGCGAGATTACAATGAGGCTCTTGGATGGAATAGTTGATGTTTACTTGGCTGATTTTAAGTGGGGTAACAACGAGGACGCTCTAAAGTATTCAAAAGCTCCTCGCTATTGGGAAGTTGTGACGAGAAACTTCCTTCTAGCCAAAGAACACTATAAGGCAGAGTTTTTGATAAGGCATTTGGTAATGCCAAGTCATCTGGAATGCTGCACTAAGCCGATTTTGAAGTGGATAGCGGAGAATCTTGGAAAGGAAGTTAGAGTAAATGTGATGTTTCAGTACAGACCAGAATATAGAGCTGATAGATACCCAGAAATTGCCAGAATGCTAAACTATGAGGAAATGAAGAAAGCAGTTGAACTTGTTGCAGAGTTTGAGTTGAAAAATGCAATGGTGGAATAA